The following nucleotide sequence is from uncultured Roseateles sp..
GTCGAGCAGACCCGCAAGCTGATCATCGGCCTGGGCAAGACGCTGGATGGCAAGGAGGAGTTGCAGAAGGTCAAGTCCCTGGATGAAAGGCTCAATGCCTACCAGGAAGCCACCAAGACGGTGTTCGACCAGGTCGCCTCGGGGCAGCTGGCCGACATCACGGCCGTCAACAAGGCACTCGACGCTTCCAAGGCGCAGATTCGCCCGGCCGAACAGCTGCGCTCCGAGATCTCGGCCATGATAGGCAACGACGGCAACGCCGCCGCCGAGGCCGCCTCCGTGGTGGCCAACAGCCAGGTGGCCAAGATGGCCCTCACCGTGGTGCTGGCGCTGGCCCTGCTGGCGCCCTTCATCCTGTTCAGCATACGCAGCGTCGTGCAGCCGCTGCGCAAGGCCATCGCATCGGCGGAGCGCATCGCCGCCAAGGACCTGAGCGAGGTCATACGCGACAGCGGCCAGGACGAGCCGGCGCAGATGCTGAGCGCTCTGATCGGCATGCAGGAGGCGCTGCGCAGCGCCCTGATCGAGGTGCGCGAATCGGTGGGCAGCATAGGCACGGCCAGCAGCGAGGTCGCGGTCGGCAGCCAGGACCTGTCGCAGCGCACCGAGCTGACGGCCGCCAATCTGGAGGAGGCGGCCAGTTCGATGGAGGAGCTGACCAGCACGATGAAGCAATCAGCCGACTCGGCCCGCTCGGCCAGCCAGCTGGCGGTCTCGGCCTCGGAGACGGCGGCGCGCGGCGGCTCGGTGGTGGCCCAGGTGGTGGCGACGATGGACGAGATCAACGCCAGCTCCAAGCGCATCGCCGACATCATCAGCGTCATCGACGGCATTGCCTTCCAGACCAATATCCTGGCGCTGAACGCGGCCGTCGAATCGGCCCGCGCCGGCGAGCATGGCCGCGGCTTCGCGGTGGTGGCCGGCGAGGTGCGCTCGCTGGCCCAGCGCAGTGCCGAGGCGGCCAAGGAGATCAAGACCTTGATCGGCGCCAGCGTCGAGCGCGTCGAGATCGGTGCGCGCCTGGTGGCCCAGGCCGGCAGCACCATGGGCGAGGTGGTGTCCAGCGTGCAGCGCGTCACCGATATGGTGGGTGAGATCACCGCGGCCACCTCCGAACAAAGCCTGGGCATTGCCCAGGTCAATGAGTCGGTGGCCCGGCTGGACCAGATGACGCAGCAGAACGCTGCCCTGGTCGAAGAGTCGGCCGCCGCGGCCAGCAGCCTGCAGCAGCAGGCCCAGCGGCTGAATCAGGTGGTGGGGCTGTTCAAGCTGGGGTCGGCCACCCACAGCTTCGGGTGATATCGCGCCCGGTCAATTGTCCCCCGCCTCCCGCAAGGTCGCCACCACCGGCCGCGTGAGCACCCCACGCAGCCCCCACCAGCCCGCCGCCAACGCCAGCAGGGCGCCGGCGGCCATGGTGAACAGCGGCACCCAGGCCGAGGCCGTCCAGCGGAACTCGAACACATAACGGGCCAGCAGACCGCCGACGACAACGGCCGCCGTGCCGGCCAGCAGTCCGGCCAGCGCGCCCATGCCCAGCAGCTCGGCGCGCTGCACCTGGGCCAGCAGCTGGCGGCCGGCGCCCATGGCGCGCATCACCGCGAACTCGCGGGTGCGGGCCTCGCGTGTGGTGCTCACCGCTGCCAGCAAGACCACCAGGCCGGTGGCCAGCGTGAAGGCGAACAGGAACTGCACCGCCTGGATGACCTGGTTCAGCACCGCCTGCACCTGCTGGATCTGGGCCGACACGTCCACCATGGTGATGTTCGGGAAGTCGTGGCTCAGGCCGTTGTCGAAGCCCGCCTTGGCCGGCGCGCGGAAGGCGGCGATGTAGCTGGCCGGCAGCTCCGGCATCGCGGCCACCGGGAACATGACGAAGAAGTTGGCCCGCATCGAGGTCCAGTCGACCTTGCGCAGGCTGGCAATCCTGGCCTCGACCGACTGCCCGGCAACATCGAAACGCAGCTGGTCACCGAGCTTCAGCCCCAGCGTCTCGGCCAGGCCCTCCTCGACACTGATGGCACCAGCCTCCTCCACCTTCCAGGCCCCGCCCACCACCTGGTTGTGCCCGGGCAGGGTGGCGCTGTGGCTCATATTGAACTCGCGCTCGATCAGGCGGCGCGCGCGCTCGTCCTTGAACAGCTCGGGCCCGGCGGTCTTGCCATTGATGGCCACCAGGCGGCCGCGGATCATCGGATACCAGTCAAAGCGCGACACGCCACCCGCCGTCAGCGCAGTGCGAAAGGCTTCGCCCTGCTCGGGCTGCACATTGATGACGAAACGGTTAGGCGCGTCCGGCGGCGTGGCATTGCGCCAGCTGTCTATCAGGTCGGTGCGCAGCAGCACCAGCAGGGCCAGGGCCAGCAGGCCCACGCT
It contains:
- a CDS encoding methyl-accepting chemotaxis protein, encoding MSFRSITIRARLFVLLGLVLLTVALVGGIGYAGLSGLRDSMRSFAEHEYRNAIALGELREAMGNIRRYEKDVLINMQDKTAVERYRKEWVEEVEQTRKLIIGLGKTLDGKEELQKVKSLDERLNAYQEATKTVFDQVASGQLADITAVNKALDASKAQIRPAEQLRSEISAMIGNDGNAAAEAASVVANSQVAKMALTVVLALALLAPFILFSIRSVVQPLRKAIASAERIAAKDLSEVIRDSGQDEPAQMLSALIGMQEALRSALIEVRESVGSIGTASSEVAVGSQDLSQRTELTAANLEEAASSMEELTSTMKQSADSARSASQLAVSASETAARGGSVVAQVVATMDEINASSKRIADIISVIDGIAFQTNILALNAAVESARAGEHGRGFAVVAGEVRSLAQRSAEAAKEIKTLIGASVERVEIGARLVAQAGSTMGEVVSSVQRVTDMVGEITAATSEQSLGIAQVNESVARLDQMTQQNAALVEESAAAASSLQQQAQRLNQVVGLFKLGSATHSFG